The Daucus carota subsp. sativus chromosome 2, DH1 v3.0, whole genome shotgun sequence genome includes a window with the following:
- the LOC108212703 gene encoding uncharacterized protein LOC108212703, with the protein MRRSKSVGDFELDPEIERTFRVRRKEARQRKERAKMTDAEDNLIVNLDQSSIQDHETPNPANCMYKTPEIGAAQYNINPSLIQMVSNSAFEGDIEREDPHRHLERFVQMCGSFRINGVTADQIRLHMFPYSIKGKALEWFQQLSDTALASWDNLSTEFLSKYYPSDKTQQMRAIILTFKAQPGEGLYQAWERYKALLRKCPHHGYEEWMVLSTFYGALNSDIRLSLDVAAGGNFKKAPVHQAKALLEELASNNYAWAPSGTSSVKSTQDTEMMNLLTLKLDALTQEVRGQKASVNAISSPMEGYLDLSVNQHPYTQQFPEEAAFIQGRQSWPVQNNSYYNPNQRPNNNLSYNNNHAVNPSYAAPKQNPPPGFQPRQQYQSQQQFQPPPSDKKEPADWEVALGKMIQGTTGAFANIETKFEKVESRIDQIASSQKMLEMQIGQIANKVGVREQGSLPSQPDVNAQEHCKAITLRSGRELPEVRAPELNDATLPPKKRKSYQTTVKIAEKIVDEPKDDIAPKGNVKQYVPPIPFPQRLTNRKLEKQYEKFLRMFREIHISIPFADALAQMPLYAKFMKQVLSNRKKLEAVETISLNEECSTVIQRNIPPKLKDPGSFSLPCTIGQVGVKRALCDLGASVSLMPYSIYKRLGLGELKKTRISLQLADRTIKYPLGVLEDVLVNVEKFVIPCDFVILEMNEDVEIPIILGRPFLATAGASIDVRAGKLSLNVGEEKVEFDLDQALKAPALETESFAVDIVEKLVKEVTDDVRENETEVDENNYQEVRENDLKMKDVTIGPFEIVLKEPP; encoded by the coding sequence ATGCGTAGATCGAAAAGTGTTGGAGATTTCGAACTAGATCCAGAAATTGAGCGCACTTTTCGAGTTAGAAGAAAAGAGGCTAGGCAAAGAAAGGAAAGAGCcaagatgactgacgctgaaGATAATCTTATTGTTAATCTTGACCAATCATCTATTCAGGATCATGAAACTCCTAATCCTGCGAATTGCATGTACAAAACTCCTGAGATTGGTGCAGCTCAATATAACATCAATCCCAGTCTAATTCAGATGGTGAGCAATTCTGCTTTTGAAGGTGATATTGAACGAGAGGATCCACACCGACATCTAGAGCGCTTCGTGCAAATGTGTGGTTCATTCAGAATTAATGGGGTTACTGCAGATCAGATTCGTCTCCACATGTTCCCTTATTCTATAAAGGGAAAAGCTTTGGAATGGTTTCAACAATTGTCAGATACTGCTCTAGCTAGTTGGGATAATCTTTCTACCGAGTTCTTATCCAAATATTATCCTTCTGACAAGACTCAGCAAATGAGAGCTATTATTCTTACTTTCAAAGCACAACCAGGTGAAGGCTTGTATCAGGCATGGGAGAGATACAAGGCATTGTTGAGAAAATGTCCCCATCATGGTTACGAGGAGTGGATGGTTCTGAGTACTTTCTATGGAGCTTTGAATTCTGATATCCGGCTGAGTTTGGATgttgcagctggaggaaattTTAAGAAAGCACCTGTTCATCAAGCTAAGGCACTTCTCGAGGAATTGGCCTCAAATAACTATGCTTGGGCACCCAGTGGTACAAGTTCAGTGAAATCAACACAAGACACCGAGATGATGAACTTACTCACTTTGAAATTGGATGCTCTTACTCAAGAGGTCCGTGGGCAAAAGGCAAGTGTCAATGCTATCTCTTCTCCGATGGAAGGATATTTGGATCTTAGTGTTAATCAGCACCCTTATACACAACAGTTTCCAGAGGAAGCAGCTTTCATCCAAGGAAGACAATCATGGCCTGTTCAGAACAATTCCTATTATAATCCAAATCAGAGGCCCAACAACAATCTTTCCTACAACAACAATCATGCTGTTAATCCATCATATGCAGCTCCAAAGCAAAATCCGCCTCCTGGTTTTCAACCACGTCAGCAGTATCAAAGTCAACAACAGTTTCAACCTCCACCTAGTGACAAAAAAGAGCCTGCTGATTGGGAAGTTGCACTCGGCAAGATGATACAAGGAACTACTGGGGCTTTTGCTAATATTGAGACTAAATTCGAGAAGGTTGAGTCAAGGATTGATCAGATAGCTTCGTCACAGAAGATGTTAGAAATGCAGATTGGCCAAATTGCTAATAAGGTTGGTGTTCGTGAGCAGGGATCACTACCTAGTCAACCAGATGTGAATGCCCAAGAACACTGCAAGGCTATCACGTTGAGGAGTGGCAGAGAATTACCAGAAGTTAGAGCCCCGGAACTGAATGATGCAACTCTTCCTCCTAAAAAGAGAAAGTCATATCAAACTACAGTGAAAATTGCGGAAAAGATTGTGGATGAGCCAAAAGATGATATTGCACCGAAAGGTAATGTGAAACAATACGTGCCTCCAATCCCTTTTCCACAAAGGTTGACAAACCGGAAGTTAGAGAAGCAATATGAGAAATTTTTAAGGATGTTTCGGGAGATACACATTAGCATTCCTTTTGCTGATGCTTTGGCTCAAATGCCCCTTTATGCGAAATTCATGAAACAGGTATTATCTAATCGCAAGAAGTTAGAGGCGGTGGAGACAATCAGTCTTAATGAAGAGTGTAGTACGGTTATCCAACGCAATATTCCTCCTAAGCTCAAGGATCCTGGGAGCTTTTCTTTGCCTTGCACTATTGGACAAGTTGGAGTAAAACGAGCATTGTGTGATCTTGGAGCTAGTGTGAGTTTGATGCCGTACTCTATTTATAAAAGACTTGGTTTGGGAGAGCTAAAGAAAACAAGGATATCACTTCAACTTGCAGATCGAACTATAAAATATCCACTTGGTGTACTTGAGGATGTTTTGGTGAATGTTGAAAAATTTGTTATTCCttgtgattttgttattttggaGATGAATGAAGATGTTGAGATCCCGATTATCTTGGGAAGACCATTCTTGGCCACTGCTGGAGCAAGTATTGATGTAAGGGCTGGCAAGCTTTCACTAAACGTGGGTGAAGAAAAAGTTGAGTTTGATCTAGATCAAGCTTTAAAGGCACCTGCACTTGAAACTGAAAGTTTTGCTGTGGATATTGTTGAAAAACTTGTGAAGGAAGTCACTGATGATGTTCGCGAGAATGAAACTGAAGTCGATGAAAACAATTATCAAGAAGTCCGAGAAAATGATTTGAAGATGAAGGATGTGACAATTGGACCATTTGAGATTGTTTTGAAAGAGCCGCCATAA